The following are encoded together in the Corynebacterium jeikeium genome:
- a CDS encoding rhodanese-like domain-containing protein yields the protein MSEFETVQPTDVPAGAQLIDIREVDEYNQWHAEGATNLPLSELQARYGELDLNEDIYLICLSGGRSARACQWLEQNGIDAINVANGTAGWRDAGLPIVGQPHN from the coding sequence ATGAGTGAATTCGAAACGGTACAGCCCACTGATGTTCCTGCTGGCGCCCAGCTAATCGACATCCGTGAGGTGGATGAATACAACCAGTGGCACGCCGAAGGTGCGACCAACCTGCCACTCTCCGAGCTGCAGGCTCGCTACGGCGAGCTGGATCTGAATGAGGATATTTACCTGATCTGCCTGTCCGGCGGCCGCTCCGCACGCGCCTGCCAGTGGCTGGAGCAGAACGGCATCGACGCGATCAACGTTGCCAATGGCACGGCCGGTTGGCGAGACGCCGGACTACCTATCGTGGGGCAGCCCCACAATTAG
- a CDS encoding HAD-IC family P-type ATPase translates to MQEVELAHASEQASAEEQADLSRGLTAAEVEERTQRGEVNVQRRGTGRSVAQILRANIFTRVNAILGVLCAIVLSTGSVINAAFGLLIIANSAVGVIQELRAKKTLDKLRIVGESEPSVIRDGEERTIPQHEVVLGDIIKLRSGDEVVVDGTVVAGSLRVDESQLTGEADAVSKGEGDEILSGAFVNEGSAVFRADKVGDEAYAARLASQASEFSLTDSVLMNGINSILKVITWLLIPTGILTIWTQLVRSDTGLRESILSMAAAIVPMVPEGLVLMTSIAFAAGVIRLGKYKALVNELVAIEGLARVDTVCTDKTGTLTTNEMELDSIVAADGSPADGSPADGRDANETWARNLASMLNAQDNLNDTARSIVAGLRERGVEPDQWQGHEIPFNSRYKFSGFACSDATAWIMGAPDVLLREGGRAAETAKQLGDQGLRILVFGKLEGTDGEAWSNTEDLSMDSAPQLTEPVLVVLRQQLRTDARETLAYFDEQNVDIKVISGDNSDSVAAVARKATDRELVAVDARTLSGLDDDAFDAEIKRGNVFGRVSPEQKQQMVESLHRQHRTVAMTGDGVNDVLALKKADIGVAMGSGAPATRSVAQLVLLTNKFSALPRVVAEGRRVIGNIERVAHLFLTKTVYSVVLALVVAVLGISFPFQPIHVTITGWFTIGIPAFILSLAPNTERPRDGFVRRVLSLAIPSGVLIGGICVTLWIVIYPGAEVPEIQRQQAGTAVLLALIVMGLWVLGIVARPLNWWKVILLAGCVGGYLVIFLAPPLRELLILQTGNLKLMLTGLAVGAGGAVLIEVAHQVAARRQAAVR, encoded by the coding sequence ATGCAGGAGGTTGAATTGGCGCACGCCAGCGAGCAAGCCAGCGCCGAAGAGCAGGCAGACCTTTCGCGGGGTCTCACGGCTGCCGAAGTAGAGGAGCGCACGCAGCGTGGCGAGGTGAACGTGCAGCGCCGGGGAACCGGCCGGAGCGTGGCGCAGATTCTGCGCGCCAACATCTTCACCCGTGTCAATGCCATCCTCGGCGTGCTGTGCGCGATCGTTCTGTCTACCGGTTCGGTGATCAACGCAGCCTTCGGCTTGCTCATCATTGCCAACTCCGCAGTCGGTGTGATCCAGGAGCTGCGCGCGAAGAAGACCCTCGACAAGCTGCGCATCGTCGGCGAATCGGAACCCAGCGTCATCCGCGATGGCGAAGAAAGAACCATCCCGCAGCACGAGGTTGTCCTCGGGGACATCATTAAGCTGCGTAGCGGGGACGAGGTTGTGGTGGATGGCACGGTGGTGGCTGGCTCGCTGCGCGTCGATGAGTCTCAGCTGACCGGTGAGGCCGATGCCGTGAGCAAGGGCGAGGGCGACGAGATCCTCTCTGGGGCCTTCGTCAATGAAGGCTCCGCAGTCTTCCGCGCAGACAAGGTCGGCGACGAGGCCTATGCCGCACGTCTGGCCTCGCAGGCCAGCGAGTTCTCGCTGACCGACTCCGTGCTTATGAACGGAATCAACAGCATCCTCAAGGTCATCACCTGGCTTCTTATCCCGACCGGCATTCTTACGATCTGGACCCAGCTGGTCCGCTCCGATACGGGTCTGCGGGAATCCATCCTTTCCATGGCCGCGGCGATCGTCCCGATGGTGCCGGAGGGGCTGGTACTCATGACCTCCATCGCCTTCGCCGCGGGCGTGATCCGCCTCGGCAAGTACAAAGCCCTGGTCAACGAGCTTGTCGCCATCGAAGGGCTCGCTCGCGTGGATACGGTGTGTACCGACAAGACCGGCACCCTCACCACCAATGAGATGGAGCTGGATTCCATCGTTGCTGCCGACGGCAGCCCTGCTGACGGTAGCCCCGCCGACGGTCGAGATGCTAACGAAACCTGGGCACGCAACCTCGCCTCCATGCTGAACGCCCAGGACAACCTGAACGACACCGCCCGTTCCATCGTGGCCGGACTGCGCGAGCGCGGCGTGGAACCCGACCAGTGGCAGGGCCACGAGATTCCCTTTAACTCGCGCTACAAGTTCTCCGGGTTCGCCTGCTCTGACGCCACGGCCTGGATCATGGGCGCCCCCGACGTACTTCTGCGGGAAGGCGGCCGCGCCGCAGAAACGGCCAAACAGCTGGGCGATCAGGGACTGCGCATCCTCGTGTTCGGCAAGCTCGAAGGCACCGACGGGGAGGCCTGGTCCAACACGGAGGATCTCAGCATGGATTCCGCCCCGCAACTGACCGAGCCGGTGCTGGTGGTGCTCCGCCAGCAACTGCGCACTGATGCCCGGGAAACGCTTGCATACTTCGACGAGCAGAACGTAGACATCAAGGTAATCTCCGGCGATAACTCGGATTCCGTGGCGGCGGTCGCGCGCAAGGCGACCGACCGGGAGCTCGTGGCGGTGGACGCCCGCACGCTCAGCGGCCTGGACGACGACGCATTCGATGCCGAGATCAAACGCGGAAACGTGTTCGGGCGCGTCAGTCCTGAACAGAAACAGCAGATGGTGGAATCTCTGCACCGCCAACACCGCACGGTGGCTATGACCGGCGACGGGGTCAACGACGTGTTGGCGCTGAAAAAGGCGGACATTGGCGTGGCCATGGGGTCGGGCGCACCCGCAACGCGCAGCGTGGCGCAGCTAGTGCTGCTGACGAATAAGTTCTCTGCGCTGCCGCGTGTGGTAGCTGAGGGGCGCCGGGTGATCGGCAACATCGAGCGCGTGGCGCATCTATTCCTGACGAAGACGGTGTACTCGGTGGTGCTGGCGTTGGTGGTGGCGGTGCTGGGGATCTCTTTCCCCTTCCAGCCGATTCACGTGACGATCACCGGCTGGTTCACTATCGGCATTCCAGCGTTCATACTTTCGCTGGCCCCGAACACGGAACGACCGCGGGACGGTTTTGTCAGGCGCGTGCTGTCGTTGGCAATTCCCTCCGGCGTGCTTATCGGTGGCATCTGCGTGACGTTGTGGATCGTCATTTACCCCGGTGCGGAGGTGCCGGAAATTCAGCGGCAACAGGCTGGTACTGCCGTGCTGCTGGCGCTGATCGTCATGGGTTTGTGGGTGCTGGGTATTGTGGCGCGACCGCTGAATTGGTGGAAGGTAATTCTGCTGGCCGGCTGCGTGGGCGGCTACCTGGTGATCTTCCTGGCGCCGCCGCTACGCGAATTGTTGATTCTGCAGACGGGCAACCTCAAGCTGATGCTTACAGGGTTGGCCGTGGGTGCGGGCGGGGCTGTGCTCATTGAGGTTGCGCACCAGGTCGCCGCCCGTCGGCAAGCGGCTGTGCGCTAG
- a CDS encoding Pls/PosA family non-ribosomal peptide synthetase: MQIPSRYLRSHEAPEPRTLIDIVRATASTCPEAPAIDDGKGVITYSELLDEIDETAEWLHSRGLGRGDRIGIRMPSGDRSLYIAILSTLAVGAAYVPVDADDPEERASLVFGEANVAAIYGADGLQLVDEKLQADTGAAATKSFGPDLETDAWIIFTSGSTGKPKGVAVTHRNAAAFVDAEAEMFLQEEPLAPGDRVLAGLSVAFDASCEEMWLAWRHGACLVPAPRALVRSGVDLGPWLVSRSVTAVSTVPTLAGLWPDEALDAVRLLIFGGEACPPELAARLATDSRELWNTYGPTEATVVACGTTMDGVRPVSIGTPLRGWDLAVVNENNQPVSWGETGELIIGGVGLARYLDPEKDAEKFAPMPELGWERAYRSGDHVRLEEDGLYFVGRIDDQVKIGGRRIELGEVDAALSALPGVRSSTVVVQTTGGGDKVLVGYVSTEGSVEDFDQQQALDQLRDSMPAAMVPRLCALDELPVTTSGKVDKKALPWPLPSSGHAEFDNPTQQWLAGLFADALGTAVTSPDADFFNLGGTSLGAATLISRVRQEVPTVSVRDLYDHSRLGALAEHIDSLREKTGGTGSGQAAQAKDVKPAKPVGIGTRLAQALIQVPALTLAGAQWVTWILVFNAILFHGSSWAGDLPWVVDVPWAVVIAAVIVFATPLGRLPLSALLIRLITAGISEGDYKRGGSVHLRIWAAERVADSSGARDVSGAAWITTYARWLGAKVGKGAQMHTLPPVTGLLTLGKHCSIEQEVDLSGYWLEGDVLHVGRIEVGKDASVGARSTLFPGARIGARAHIEPGSAVTGAKKVKAGSQWAGSPAVKVGKARNRFPQQAAPRRTMWFWLYALSAIAMSFLPLVALFVAAAFVLWLVPVDAPLLALPIAAVGGLVAFATYAALTWLSVRLLSAGLKPGVVAVRSLSGWRVWAVERLMDSARTQLFPMYAAQLTPLWFRSLGAKVGKDAEISTAVMVPRFAEVREGAFLADDTMVGGYELGGGGWMLTGNTKVGKRSFLGNSGIAGPDRTLKKNSLVAVLSSTPEKTKSGSNWLGSPPERLRRVAVEAGGESRTYNPGFGLKVARGIVETLRLLAPMTSAAIAAGVVLALQWMLVNQGIWQTFAVSGLVLVGAGFVAAAVTVLMKWLCVQRIKPGEHELWSAFVWLNELQDQFVETVAGPWFLAHTMGTGSLNMFLRALGAKIGRGAWLDSYWLPEADLVSIGRGASVGPGCVVQTHLFQDRVMSLDTVTLGDGATMGPHSVALPAAAIEQAATVGPASLVMRGDHVPAATRWQGNPIEIVEG, from the coding sequence GTGCAGATTCCTTCCCGGTACCTCCGCTCCCACGAGGCACCGGAGCCTCGCACGCTCATCGATATTGTGCGTGCGACGGCTTCGACGTGCCCTGAAGCCCCCGCCATCGACGACGGCAAGGGGGTTATTACTTATTCCGAGCTGCTCGACGAGATCGACGAAACCGCCGAGTGGCTGCATAGCCGTGGCCTCGGGCGCGGCGACCGCATCGGCATTCGCATGCCCAGCGGCGATCGCTCACTCTACATCGCTATTCTGTCCACCTTGGCCGTCGGTGCTGCCTATGTACCTGTTGACGCCGACGACCCCGAAGAACGAGCTTCCCTCGTCTTCGGCGAGGCGAACGTGGCCGCAATTTACGGCGCCGACGGGCTGCAGCTGGTCGACGAAAAGCTGCAGGCAGATACTGGGGCAGCCGCCACTAAATCGTTCGGCCCGGACTTGGAAACTGATGCGTGGATCATTTTCACCTCCGGTTCCACCGGCAAGCCGAAGGGCGTGGCGGTCACCCACCGCAACGCGGCTGCCTTCGTGGACGCGGAGGCAGAGATGTTCCTGCAGGAGGAACCACTGGCTCCGGGTGACCGCGTGCTGGCCGGCCTGTCCGTGGCCTTCGACGCTTCCTGTGAGGAGATGTGGCTGGCTTGGCGCCACGGCGCCTGCCTAGTGCCCGCCCCGCGCGCCCTGGTGCGCTCCGGCGTGGACCTAGGGCCTTGGCTGGTTTCCCGCAGCGTCACGGCAGTTTCCACTGTGCCGACCCTGGCCGGTCTCTGGCCCGATGAGGCCCTGGATGCCGTGCGTCTGCTGATCTTCGGCGGCGAGGCCTGCCCGCCAGAGCTAGCTGCCCGCCTGGCTACCGATTCCCGCGAGCTGTGGAACACCTACGGTCCTACCGAGGCCACCGTCGTGGCCTGCGGTACCACCATGGATGGGGTTCGCCCGGTTTCAATTGGCACTCCCCTGCGTGGCTGGGATCTGGCAGTCGTTAACGAAAACAACCAGCCGGTGAGCTGGGGCGAGACCGGCGAGCTGATCATCGGTGGCGTCGGCCTGGCCCGCTACCTGGATCCAGAGAAGGATGCGGAGAAGTTCGCGCCTATGCCGGAGCTCGGCTGGGAGCGCGCCTACCGTTCTGGTGACCATGTGCGCCTCGAGGAAGACGGCCTGTACTTCGTCGGTCGTATCGACGACCAGGTGAAGATCGGTGGGCGTCGAATCGAACTCGGCGAGGTAGACGCCGCGCTGTCCGCCCTCCCCGGAGTGCGCAGCTCCACCGTCGTGGTGCAGACCACCGGCGGCGGGGACAAGGTGCTGGTAGGTTACGTCTCCACCGAGGGTAGCGTCGAGGATTTCGACCAGCAGCAAGCGCTGGACCAGCTGCGCGACTCAATGCCCGCTGCCATGGTTCCGCGCCTGTGCGCGCTGGACGAGTTGCCGGTAACAACCTCCGGCAAAGTGGACAAGAAGGCCCTGCCGTGGCCGCTGCCTTCCAGCGGCCACGCGGAGTTCGACAACCCGACCCAGCAGTGGTTGGCGGGGCTGTTCGCCGACGCGCTCGGTACGGCAGTGACCAGCCCGGATGCGGATTTCTTCAACCTCGGCGGCACCTCCCTGGGCGCTGCTACGTTGATCAGCCGCGTGCGCCAAGAGGTTCCGACCGTCAGCGTGCGTGATCTCTACGATCACTCCCGCCTGGGTGCACTGGCCGAGCACATCGACTCTCTGCGCGAAAAGACCGGCGGCACGGGCTCCGGCCAGGCCGCACAGGCCAAGGACGTCAAGCCCGCCAAGCCGGTGGGCATCGGCACCCGCCTTGCGCAAGCCCTGATCCAGGTTCCGGCGCTCACCCTCGCGGGCGCGCAGTGGGTCACCTGGATCCTGGTGTTCAACGCGATCCTGTTCCACGGTTCCTCGTGGGCAGGCGACCTGCCGTGGGTGGTCGACGTGCCTTGGGCCGTGGTCATCGCCGCGGTGATCGTCTTCGCCACCCCGCTGGGCCGCCTGCCACTGTCCGCGCTGTTGATCCGCCTGATTACGGCGGGTATCAGCGAGGGCGACTATAAGCGCGGCGGCTCTGTTCACCTGCGCATTTGGGCTGCGGAGCGCGTGGCGGATTCCTCCGGCGCGCGCGATGTCTCCGGTGCCGCGTGGATCACCACCTATGCCCGTTGGCTGGGCGCGAAGGTCGGCAAGGGCGCGCAGATGCACACCCTGCCGCCCGTCACTGGCCTGCTCACTCTGGGCAAGCACTGCTCCATCGAGCAGGAGGTGGATCTTTCCGGCTACTGGCTGGAGGGCGACGTGCTGCATGTCGGGCGCATCGAGGTCGGCAAGGATGCCTCCGTCGGCGCCCGCTCCACCCTGTTCCCCGGTGCCCGCATCGGCGCCCGCGCTCACATCGAGCCCGGTTCGGCCGTCACGGGAGCCAAGAAAGTCAAGGCCGGTTCCCAGTGGGCGGGCTCGCCTGCGGTGAAGGTCGGCAAGGCCCGCAATCGTTTCCCGCAGCAGGCCGCACCGCGCCGTACCATGTGGTTCTGGCTCTACGCACTGAGTGCCATCGCGATGTCGTTCCTGCCCCTAGTGGCTCTGTTCGTCGCTGCGGCGTTTGTGCTGTGGCTCGTTCCTGTTGACGCCCCCTTGCTAGCACTTCCCATCGCCGCAGTCGGTGGCCTGGTGGCATTCGCAACATACGCAGCACTGACGTGGCTGTCCGTTCGTCTGCTGTCCGCAGGTCTGAAACCGGGAGTGGTGGCTGTGCGCAGCCTCAGCGGCTGGCGCGTCTGGGCTGTCGAGCGCCTGATGGATAGCGCCCGTACTCAACTGTTCCCGATGTACGCGGCACAGCTCACCCCGCTGTGGTTCCGCAGTCTGGGGGCAAAGGTAGGCAAGGATGCGGAAATCTCCACGGCGGTGATGGTGCCGCGCTTCGCCGAGGTGCGCGAGGGCGCGTTCCTGGCAGACGACACGATGGTCGGCGGCTACGAGCTCGGCGGTGGCGGCTGGATGCTTACCGGTAACACGAAGGTGGGTAAGCGTTCCTTCCTCGGTAACTCCGGTATCGCCGGTCCGGATCGCACACTTAAGAAGAACTCTCTGGTGGCCGTGCTCTCCTCCACCCCAGAGAAAACGAAGTCCGGCAGCAACTGGCTAGGCTCCCCACCGGAGCGCCTGCGCCGCGTGGCTGTGGAGGCCGGCGGCGAGTCCCGTACCTACAACCCGGGCTTCGGCCTGAAGGTGGCCCGCGGCATCGTAGAGACCCTCCGCTTGCTCGCCCCGATGACCTCCGCCGCGATTGCCGCAGGTGTGGTACTGGCGCTGCAGTGGATGCTGGTAAACCAGGGCATCTGGCAGACCTTCGCGGTTTCCGGCCTGGTTCTGGTCGGCGCTGGGTTCGTGGCTGCGGCGGTGACGGTACTGATGAAGTGGCTGTGCGTGCAGCGCATCAAGCCGGGCGAGCACGAATTATGGTCGGCCTTCGTGTGGCTCAACGAACTGCAGGATCAGTTCGTGGAGACCGTGGCCGGCCCCTGGTTCCTGGCGCACACAATGGGCACTGGCAGCCTGAACATGTTCTTGCGCGCGCTGGGCGCGAAGATTGGCCGGGGCGCTTGGTTGGATTCCTATTGGCTGCCGGAGGCGGACCTGGTCAGCATTGGCCGGGGTGCCAGCGTGGGCCCGGGTTGTGTGGTGCAGACGCACCTGTTCCAGGACCGCGTGATGAGCCTGGATACCGTCACCCTGGGTGACGGCGCGACGATGGGCCCCCACAGCGTGGCCCTGCCCGCCGCAGCGATCGAACAGGCGGCGACAGTCGGCCCGGCGTCACTAGTAATGCGCGGCGACCATGTTCCAGCCGCGACAAGGTGGCAAGGCAACCCGATCGAGATCGTGGAAGGTTAG
- a CDS encoding helix-turn-helix domain-containing protein codes for MDELIRKRFAQELGRSSEYLAERVYEEVSRDLPGLVNPAFEEAFRASSLTNVALFSEYVLSNGDRRTVRVGQTLRNLVRDFVVRGRTLSALLMLFHRGHNALESGLLNVLNRIISDLDTPDVIQTVADLRLLSNGYAALRTDQLAAMFAEESSRLQVPGDPGLLQAVKRVLSDQSDQAMVEGIGDYALDAPHVAFLMWKTQGSADKGDVLKEGALVLPQLLGATQRPLMVFNSVNTLWGWFAPQASQPGDAKQIGNARAHPSGKQGFNQDGALQGKFPDNVNIAIGPAMYGVEGFRKSHAIAKKLRRVMELSNDEPEARQLITTAMPGALSAAAFVDRLPAAREIVELSLGELATDDKNSETIRATARIFLSHSIAGTATELSVHRNTVKYRLEKFRAVVGEAGEMDADVRLALELAYWLGGEVLARKTR; via the coding sequence ATGGACGAGTTGATAAGGAAGCGGTTCGCTCAAGAGCTTGGTCGATCCAGTGAATACTTGGCCGAACGAGTTTATGAGGAAGTAAGTAGGGACCTTCCCGGCCTCGTAAACCCCGCTTTCGAGGAGGCTTTTCGGGCAAGCTCACTGACCAACGTCGCCTTATTTAGCGAATATGTCTTAAGCAATGGCGATCGCCGCACCGTGCGGGTGGGGCAGACCTTGCGCAATCTCGTTAGAGATTTTGTCGTGCGCGGACGTACCTTGTCCGCACTTTTGATGTTGTTTCATCGAGGGCACAACGCTTTGGAATCCGGGCTTTTGAACGTCCTGAATCGCATAATCTCAGACTTGGATACCCCCGACGTTATCCAAACTGTTGCGGATCTGCGGTTACTATCTAACGGCTACGCGGCTCTACGTACTGATCAGTTGGCTGCGATGTTTGCGGAGGAAAGTTCGCGTCTGCAAGTTCCGGGGGATCCCGGGCTGTTACAGGCAGTGAAGCGTGTACTCAGTGACCAATCGGATCAAGCGATGGTTGAAGGGATTGGGGACTATGCATTGGATGCACCCCACGTGGCATTCCTAATGTGGAAGACCCAGGGGAGTGCGGATAAAGGTGATGTCCTTAAAGAAGGCGCCTTAGTCTTGCCCCAACTACTTGGTGCCACGCAACGTCCTCTGATGGTTTTTAACTCAGTAAATACTCTGTGGGGTTGGTTTGCCCCGCAAGCGTCGCAGCCTGGAGATGCTAAGCAGATCGGCAACGCCAGGGCGCACCCTTCCGGCAAACAAGGCTTCAACCAGGATGGGGCGCTGCAGGGCAAATTTCCGGACAACGTCAATATTGCGATTGGCCCCGCGATGTACGGCGTTGAAGGGTTTCGCAAAAGTCACGCCATCGCGAAGAAACTCCGTCGCGTGATGGAGCTAAGCAATGATGAGCCGGAAGCTCGCCAGCTGATCACCACGGCCATGCCCGGAGCCCTTTCCGCAGCCGCTTTCGTAGATCGACTGCCCGCGGCGCGAGAAATCGTGGAACTCTCACTCGGAGAGTTAGCCACAGACGACAAAAATTCGGAAACAATCCGCGCTACCGCAAGGATATTTCTTTCGCACAGTATAGCCGGTACTGCTACAGAATTGTCTGTGCACCGTAACACGGTGAAATACCGCCTCGAGAAGTTCCGTGCAGTCGTGGGTGAGGCGGGGGAAATGGACGCGGATGTCCGGTTAGCTCTGGAGCTGGCGTATTGGCTGGGCGGAGAGGTTCTCGCCCGCAAAACCCGGTAG
- a CDS encoding DUF6230 family protein: protein MGRINPWKTSIALAVGLVASAGAGVALAQGGVSANLALSGTLFDIAIGDVQGKDFNLFVDKENMGEDKKEEAVARLTFDTAKASDLCISAKVGNVPKIGPITFTLKSPGQNTVDAKHLVVGAKDLDADLAVDDVVLGADVHKANPAAPSGAWGLVTKSTSIQAEHITATSVSASKLSVKNLHADVKEGEHNECGG from the coding sequence ATGGGTCGGATTAACCCATGGAAAACATCCATCGCGCTAGCAGTCGGGCTGGTGGCTAGCGCCGGCGCTGGTGTCGCACTAGCCCAAGGAGGAGTCTCCGCCAACCTTGCACTCTCCGGAACCCTTTTCGACATTGCAATCGGCGATGTCCAGGGTAAGGATTTCAACTTGTTTGTTGATAAAGAAAATATGGGAGAGGACAAAAAGGAAGAGGCGGTCGCTCGACTTACCTTCGATACAGCCAAAGCCTCCGATCTTTGCATTTCCGCCAAGGTTGGCAATGTGCCAAAGATTGGCCCGATCACTTTCACTCTAAAATCACCGGGTCAAAATACCGTAGATGCCAAGCATCTCGTGGTAGGCGCGAAGGACCTCGACGCAGATCTGGCTGTGGACGATGTCGTTCTCGGGGCAGATGTACACAAAGCTAATCCAGCCGCTCCATCCGGCGCGTGGGGACTCGTTACGAAGTCCACCAGCATCCAAGCTGAGCACATCACCGCAACTTCCGTTTCTGCAAGCAAGCTTTCAGTGAAAAATCTGCACGCCGACGTGAAGGAAGGAGAACACAATGAGTGCGGAGGCTAA
- a CDS encoding inorganic diphosphatase: MSKKIEVTIEIPKGSRNKYEVDHETGKVYLDRYLFTPMAYPADYGFIDHTLGEDGDPLDALVILPEPVFPGVVVKARPVGVFKMTDEAGGDDKLLCVLDDVRFEQFQDIEDIDQFTKNEIEHFFVHYKDLEPGKEVNGSGWGNAEEAVKILDEAIERYKG, translated from the coding sequence ATGAGCAAAAAAATCGAAGTAACCATTGAAATCCCGAAGGGCTCCCGCAACAAGTACGAGGTCGACCACGAGACTGGCAAGGTCTACCTCGACCGCTACCTGTTCACTCCGATGGCGTACCCCGCCGACTACGGCTTCATCGACCACACCCTGGGCGAAGACGGCGACCCGCTGGACGCACTGGTGATCCTGCCGGAGCCGGTTTTCCCCGGCGTGGTTGTTAAGGCCCGCCCGGTTGGCGTGTTCAAGATGACCGACGAGGCTGGCGGCGACGACAAGCTGCTGTGCGTGCTGGACGACGTTCGTTTCGAGCAGTTCCAGGACATCGAGGACATCGACCAGTTCACCAAGAACGAGATTGAACACTTCTTCGTCCACTACAAGGACCTGGAGCCAGGCAAGGAAGTCAACGGCTCCGGTTGGGGTAACGCCGAGGAAGCTGTGAAGATCCTCGACGAGGCCATCGAGCGCTACAAGGGCTAG
- a CDS encoding MarR family winged helix-turn-helix transcriptional regulator, translating to MSENTPLPADLLSSPSFQLERLRRRTRDFVETALAEEGFNLREFWVLACLVDGDAASQATLGEILGVDRSDMVRLVDSLEKRSLAKRVKDPKDRRRQIISVTKKGTKTYNNLSPLVASAEDKALDESTSKQLKHLSKLAKAIISTEEA from the coding sequence ATGTCCGAAAACACGCCGCTACCCGCTGACTTGTTGTCTTCGCCCTCATTCCAGCTTGAGCGTCTACGCCGCCGCACCCGCGACTTCGTAGAGACCGCGCTCGCGGAAGAGGGCTTCAACCTGCGCGAATTCTGGGTTCTTGCGTGCCTCGTCGATGGCGATGCAGCAAGCCAGGCCACGCTAGGCGAAATTCTCGGAGTGGATCGCTCCGACATGGTTCGCCTGGTTGACTCCCTGGAAAAGCGCTCCCTCGCTAAGAGGGTTAAGGACCCGAAGGATCGTCGCCGCCAGATCATCTCGGTGACCAAGAAGGGCACTAAGACCTACAACAATCTCTCCCCTCTGGTCGCTTCTGCGGAAGATAAGGCGCTGGACGAATCCACTTCCAAGCAGCTTAAGCACTTGAGCAAGCTGGCCAAGGCCATCATCTCTACCGAGGAGGCCTAG
- a CDS encoding DUF6114 domain-containing protein: MSAEANPGAEPSKKTSKFKGWRSERPFIPGLLMICAGVVILVPAYLSLKILDLLVVISTISGVSTLTLGACLIMFGIGTWLKPATAPYLGVLSIIFGVVALPASNFGGFIIGTLLAIVGGATALGWESADHPRVKQINLKKREKKDRKARKKAQKDGIQDVETQDAASPFDDSAGARCTTAILVLVFTVAASIGGVATRPASAAEAAPLPPLPALPSPPFQIPEPPVPPTMPSKASQPELSTPAPPRHTPSAPKTPTAKAPLVTKARSELNNVALAGRTQPVTADEVTINGNVQVKFISVQTPTGPENMIELSGNSVVVNNIKLDFGEGQQLATLSSSPGKRSILQGDPVVIRTRALTATPTVAGVPTIPVTIDAQGNLRDAIPQLERLGFTKALVPDEVLQFVSLRDVKMDAYGVRAQRLEAPKVSLRAFQ; encoded by the coding sequence ATGAGTGCGGAGGCTAATCCTGGAGCCGAGCCCTCCAAGAAGACCTCCAAATTCAAAGGTTGGCGTTCCGAACGACCTTTCATCCCTGGTCTGCTGATGATCTGCGCCGGAGTAGTGATCCTTGTACCGGCATATCTTTCTTTGAAGATTCTTGATCTGCTGGTTGTTATCTCCACTATCTCCGGAGTATCCACCCTCACTCTCGGCGCTTGCCTCATCATGTTCGGGATTGGTACATGGTTGAAGCCAGCCACAGCGCCCTACTTAGGCGTCCTCTCAATCATCTTCGGTGTTGTCGCGCTTCCAGCTTCAAACTTCGGCGGGTTCATCATTGGCACCTTGCTCGCCATTGTCGGTGGGGCTACCGCCCTTGGATGGGAGTCTGCCGACCATCCTCGAGTGAAACAAATAAACCTAAAGAAGCGCGAGAAAAAGGACAGGAAAGCCCGGAAGAAAGCCCAAAAAGACGGCATACAAGACGTAGAAACACAAGACGCCGCCTCCCCATTTGACGATAGTGCTGGGGCACGCTGTACCACCGCTATTCTCGTTCTCGTCTTCACAGTGGCGGCCAGCATTGGTGGCGTCGCTACTCGTCCGGCCTCAGCCGCTGAGGCGGCCCCGTTGCCACCGCTTCCTGCTTTGCCGAGCCCGCCGTTTCAGATACCAGAGCCGCCAGTCCCCCCTACCATGCCCTCGAAGGCTTCCCAGCCCGAGCTTTCCACGCCAGCGCCGCCTCGGCATACTCCGTCGGCACCTAAAACTCCAACAGCCAAGGCACCACTCGTCACAAAAGCGCGATCGGAGCTGAATAACGTGGCACTGGCAGGCAGAACTCAGCCGGTCACCGCTGATGAAGTGACCATCAACGGCAATGTACAGGTGAAGTTCATTTCCGTCCAGACTCCTACTGGTCCAGAAAACATGATCGAGTTGAGTGGTAACTCCGTAGTCGTTAATAACATCAAGCTCGATTTCGGCGAAGGCCAGCAATTGGCAACTTTGAGTTCTTCGCCAGGAAAAAGGTCCATTCTCCAAGGCGACCCTGTAGTCATTAGAACTCGCGCGCTGACGGCCACGCCAACGGTTGCTGGTGTACCAACTATTCCCGTAACCATCGACGCCCAGGGAAACCTACGAGACGCGATCCCACAGTTAGAACGACTTGGCTTCACTAAAGCACTAGTTCCTGACGAGGTTCTCCAGTTCGTCTCCCTACGAGACGTGAAGATGGATGCCTACGGGGTGCGAGCCCAACGCCTTGAAGCGCCGAAAGTTTCCCTACGCGCCTTCCAATAA